One genomic window of Actinoplanes lobatus includes the following:
- a CDS encoding helix-turn-helix domain-containing protein, producing the protein MQYTDAIPLVLTIEQAAKRLGIGRTLTYALVSSGEIESVQIGRLRRIPAECLTEYINRLRQQNTQLPAAA; encoded by the coding sequence ATGCAGTACACGGACGCCATTCCACTCGTCTTGACCATCGAACAAGCGGCGAAGCGGCTCGGCATCGGCCGCACGCTCACCTATGCGCTCGTTTCCAGCGGCGAAATCGAGTCCGTTCAGATCGGCCGACTCCGCCGCATCCCCGCTGAATGCCTTACCGAGTACATCAACCGCCTGCGTCAGCAGAACACCCAACTACCGGCCGCCGCCTGA
- a CDS encoding tyrosine-type recombinase/integrase yields MAKRGSDDGEAKRRPNGESSIYQGADGKWHGRVTMGVKDDGTPDRRHVERKTETEVIRAVRALERQRDSGKVRKAGSFWTVAKWLMFWIENIACPPNVKPNTADGYRVAVKVHLIPGIGAHRLEKLTPEHIEKLMRKMQDGGSAAGTAHQAFRTLRTALNEAERRGHLTKNPVLLAKSPRLSEKEVEPYSVEEVQRILAQAAQRPRNGTRWAIALALGLRQGEVLGLRWENIDLEKKSLRVRKNRLRPKYAHGCTDPCGKKSGYCPRRKQINKDTDDTKSRAGRRVMGIPDEVVTLLRAHKDTQDKERRTAAQLWEDGGWVFTTPIGRALNPNTDYHEWKKLLKDACVRDARLHDARHTAATVLMLLGIQERAVMDVMGWATTGMAARYQHVSDPVRANIADRVGGLIWQPVKAAEAPAAEPVAGVSRSQLRRKLRRRG; encoded by the coding sequence ATGGCGAAACGCGGATCTGACGATGGAGAGGCGAAGCGTCGGCCCAACGGCGAATCGTCGATTTATCAGGGCGCCGATGGGAAATGGCACGGGCGAGTAACCATGGGCGTCAAGGACGACGGCACGCCGGACCGTCGGCACGTTGAACGGAAGACGGAAACCGAAGTGATCCGGGCCGTCCGTGCGCTGGAGCGGCAACGCGACTCCGGCAAGGTGCGGAAGGCCGGATCGTTCTGGACCGTTGCCAAATGGCTCATGTTCTGGATCGAGAACATCGCCTGTCCGCCGAACGTCAAGCCGAACACGGCGGACGGCTACCGGGTCGCCGTCAAGGTGCACCTGATCCCCGGTATCGGAGCGCATCGACTGGAGAAACTCACGCCCGAGCACATCGAAAAGTTGATGCGGAAGATGCAGGATGGCGGTAGTGCTGCCGGAACCGCTCACCAGGCATTCCGTACCCTGCGGACGGCCTTGAATGAGGCGGAGCGCCGGGGGCATCTCACCAAAAACCCGGTACTTCTCGCCAAGTCGCCGCGCTTGAGCGAAAAGGAGGTCGAGCCCTATTCCGTAGAGGAGGTGCAACGGATTCTTGCGCAAGCCGCGCAGCGACCACGGAATGGCACTCGATGGGCAATCGCGCTTGCCCTCGGGCTACGTCAAGGTGAAGTGCTCGGACTGCGATGGGAAAACATCGACCTGGAAAAGAAGTCGCTCCGCGTCCGAAAGAATCGCCTGCGACCGAAATACGCCCACGGTTGCACCGATCCGTGCGGCAAGAAATCGGGATATTGCCCGCGCCGCAAGCAAATCAACAAAGATACCGACGACACGAAATCGCGCGCTGGTCGCCGCGTGATGGGAATTCCAGACGAAGTGGTGACGCTACTTCGAGCACACAAGGATACGCAAGACAAAGAGAGGCGCACAGCCGCCCAACTCTGGGAGGATGGCGGCTGGGTATTCACTACGCCGATCGGCCGCGCGCTCAACCCGAATACCGACTACCACGAATGGAAGAAGCTACTCAAGGACGCGTGCGTTCGGGATGCCCGACTCCATGACGCCCGCCACACCGCCGCCACTGTCCTGATGCTGCTGGGCATCCAGGAACGCGCCGTGATGGACGTGATGGGTTGGGCTACGACCGGCATGGCTGCTCGCTACCAGCACGTGAGCGACCCGGTTCGCGCAAACAT
- a CDS encoding bifunctional DNA primase/polymerase, translating to MPDYVPTLPAALVLAAEGYPVFLLGRSKRPVANCAVCPKAEIDPGHDPESCGHLTCHGFYAATRDPARIAAMHQRVPGGLLAIRTGRICDLCVIDIDPRNGGTIDRDLMPPTRAVRTGSGGWHLYYRHPGGILTAKLRDHPGVDIKADGGYVVAPPSIHPATGQPYRRIGDRAVIEMPGALVELSRPVETPTVSPVGTVTPLGRGVGISDPAALLAANLQAVAAAPEGTRRNTLYGATRGVARMVAAGAITADDAYAALYQAGRAAGQTDRDTRAAIVGGFRAEGVALLRAAA from the coding sequence ATGCCCGACTATGTCCCGACGCTGCCCGCCGCGCTGGTGCTGGCCGCTGAGGGCTACCCCGTCTTTCTGCTCGGCCGGTCCAAGCGGCCGGTCGCCAACTGTGCTGTCTGCCCGAAAGCCGAGATCGACCCCGGTCACGATCCGGAGTCGTGCGGTCACCTGACCTGTCACGGCTTCTACGCCGCCACCCGCGACCCGGCCCGAATCGCCGCCATGCACCAGCGGGTACCTGGCGGGCTGCTGGCGATCCGGACCGGCCGGATCTGCGACCTGTGCGTGATTGACATCGACCCGCGCAACGGCGGCACGATCGACCGCGACCTGATGCCGCCCACCCGCGCCGTGCGGACCGGGTCCGGCGGGTGGCACCTGTACTACCGCCACCCCGGCGGCATCCTGACCGCCAAGCTCCGTGATCACCCCGGCGTCGACATCAAGGCTGACGGCGGGTACGTCGTCGCGCCGCCGTCGATCCACCCGGCCACCGGTCAGCCGTACCGGCGGATCGGGGACCGGGCGGTGATCGAGATGCCCGGCGCGCTGGTCGAGCTGTCCCGGCCGGTCGAGACGCCCACCGTGTCGCCCGTCGGCACGGTGACCCCGCTAGGCCGGGGGGTGGGCATCTCGGACCCTGCCGCGCTGCTCGCCGCCAACCTGCAAGCGGTCGCCGCCGCCCCCGAGGGCACCCGCCGCAACACCCTCTACGGCGCGACGCGCGGCGTGGCTCGCATGGTCGCCGCCGGAGCGATCACCGCCGACGACGCGTACGCCGCCCTCTACCAGGCCGGACGGGCGGCCGGACAGACCGACCGCGACACCCGCGCTGCCATCGTGGGCGGCTTCCGAGCCGAAGGCGTCGCGCTGCTGAGGGCGGCGGCATGA
- a CDS encoding DUF3631 domain-containing protein has protein sequence MTKPHRVIEGPAILDRLHAVLTKYVVLPSPEALDAVVLWIAATHAQQAWAHAPRLVIRAPEKRCGKSRLLDVVEGTCCNPLITVNASTAAVYRSIGSDDPPTLLVDEADTIFGGKAAETNEELRGLLNAGHQRNRPTIRWDNARNRVEKIGTFAMAALAGIGQMPDTIEDRAVVVRMRRRAPGETVSPYRHRRDGPALRQLANDLNEWLRGSLDVLERAEPTMPLEDRAADTWEPLIAVADLAGGDWPDRGRHAAESLTAERDSNTVTSDRIRLLTDCRAAFGDAEAIPTGVLLDRLKADPEAPWSEYGGTGLTPMRLGTLLREYDIRPDTIRFPQPVGQAKGYRRAVFGDAWQRYCPEPEGEPYQPYQPYPPSSEAVRLDNVVRLQPYQATLDEMPPPPSADATGTA, from the coding sequence ATGACCAAACCCCACCGGGTGATCGAGGGACCGGCGATCCTCGACCGCCTGCACGCCGTACTCACGAAGTACGTCGTCCTTCCCTCGCCGGAAGCGCTCGACGCTGTCGTGTTGTGGATCGCCGCCACCCACGCGCAACAGGCATGGGCGCACGCGCCCCGGCTGGTAATCCGCGCCCCGGAGAAACGATGCGGGAAGTCCCGGCTGCTCGACGTGGTCGAGGGGACCTGTTGCAACCCGCTGATCACCGTCAACGCGTCCACGGCGGCGGTGTACCGGTCGATCGGCTCGGACGACCCGCCGACGCTGCTGGTCGATGAGGCAGACACGATCTTCGGCGGCAAGGCGGCCGAGACCAACGAGGAGTTGCGTGGCCTGCTCAACGCCGGTCACCAGCGCAATCGGCCCACGATCCGGTGGGACAACGCCCGTAACCGGGTCGAGAAGATCGGCACGTTCGCCATGGCCGCGCTCGCCGGCATCGGCCAGATGCCCGACACCATCGAGGACCGGGCCGTCGTGGTCCGGATGCGGCGCCGCGCGCCGGGCGAGACAGTCTCGCCGTACCGGCACCGCCGCGACGGCCCCGCGCTGCGGCAACTCGCCAACGACCTCAACGAGTGGCTACGCGGCAGCCTCGACGTGCTCGAACGCGCCGAGCCGACCATGCCGCTGGAAGACCGGGCGGCCGACACGTGGGAACCGCTAATCGCCGTCGCCGACCTGGCCGGCGGGGACTGGCCCGATCGGGGTCGGCACGCGGCCGAGTCGCTGACCGCCGAGCGCGACAGCAACACCGTCACGTCCGACCGCATCCGGCTCTTGACCGACTGCCGCGCCGCGTTCGGTGACGCTGAGGCGATCCCGACCGGCGTGCTGCTCGACCGGCTCAAGGCCGACCCGGAAGCGCCGTGGTCGGAGTACGGCGGGACCGGCCTCACCCCGATGCGGCTCGGGACGCTGCTTCGGGAGTACGACATCCGGCCCGACACGATCCGCTTCCCTCAGCCGGTCGGGCAGGCCAAGGGCTACCGCCGCGCCGTGTTCGGCGACGCCTGGCAGCGCTACTGCCCCGAGCCGGAGGGAGAGCCGTACCAGCCGTACCAGCCGTACCCGCCCAGCTCAGAGGCGGTACGGCTCGACAACGTGGTACGGCTCCAGCCGTACCAGGCCACCCTCGACGAGATGCCCCCGCCCCCGTCGGCCGACGCCACTGGTACGGCTTGA